One window of Streptomyces sp. NBC_00273 genomic DNA carries:
- a CDS encoding class F sortase, which yields MNEYDGRNEDKASAGGRLLTFAAWAVLVLGLWLWGRQLTVAPAPPAGQAGGTVGPGLPAAHAPLAAAPPQRVDVPSIGIQAPVISRDLDKDGAIEPPPYDQPGTVGWWGRGTQPGTAGTALMVGHVDTRSKPAVFYGLSTAQPGDKVRVVRTDGSVAEFTIEDVRVYERAAFDAHKAYGQRVRGRAELRLVTCGGSYDKVAKEYTANVVVSAYLTGVGARPGAPGTAA from the coding sequence GTGAACGAGTACGACGGGCGCAACGAGGACAAGGCCTCCGCCGGCGGCCGGCTGCTGACCTTCGCCGCCTGGGCGGTACTGGTGCTCGGCCTGTGGCTGTGGGGCCGCCAGCTCACCGTCGCGCCGGCCCCGCCCGCCGGTCAGGCCGGCGGGACGGTCGGTCCGGGGCTGCCGGCCGCGCACGCCCCGCTCGCCGCGGCCCCGCCCCAGCGCGTCGACGTGCCCTCCATAGGCATCCAGGCCCCGGTGATCAGCCGGGACCTGGACAAGGACGGGGCGATCGAGCCGCCCCCGTACGACCAGCCCGGCACGGTGGGCTGGTGGGGCCGGGGCACCCAGCCGGGGACGGCCGGGACGGCGCTGATGGTGGGGCACGTGGACACCCGGTCCAAGCCGGCGGTGTTCTACGGCCTGAGCACCGCGCAGCCGGGCGACAAGGTGCGCGTGGTGCGGACGGACGGTTCGGTCGCCGAGTTCACGATCGAGGACGTACGGGTCTACGAGCGCGCGGCCTTCGACGCGCACAAGGCCTACGGCCAGCGGGTCCGGGGCCGTGCGGAGCTGAGGCTGGTGACCTGCGGGGGCTCGTACGACAAGGTGGCCAAGGAGTACACGGCGAACGTGGTGGTCTCCGCCTATCTGACGGGCGTGGGAGCCCGCCCGGGCGCACCGGGAACCGCGGCCTGA
- a CDS encoding 2-aminoethylphosphonate ABC transporter permease subunit has product MAEATRRAVPVPAENRGSAPDPAPRTPAGLDGALAGLDGAPAGVDGAGVRVPRGVWVLPPVVVLALVFLYPLALVVQQSFSPENGGGAFDAYASVFASQGFREALGTTVWLAVGATAGCLVLGFVLALIIAFVPFPGARAVAKFIDVFLSFPSFLITLALLFVYGTVGMANGLVTDLTGVAEGPFHFLTTPWGVLLAEITYFTPFVMRPLLAAFSQLDTAQLEVAAGLGARPARIVRQVILPEALPALAAGGSLVLVMCLNEFGIVLFTGAKDVTTLPMLIYGKAILESDYAAACVVAVVNIAISVGLFGLYRVVGKRAGA; this is encoded by the coding sequence ATGGCTGAGGCCACGCGGCGCGCGGTGCCCGTCCCGGCCGAGAACCGGGGCTCCGCCCCGGACCCCGCGCCTCGAACGCCGGCGGGGCTGGATGGTGCGCTGGCGGGGCTGGATGGTGCGCCGGCGGGGGTGGATGGCGCGGGGGTGAGGGTGCCGCGTGGCGTGTGGGTCCTGCCGCCCGTGGTCGTGCTCGCGCTGGTGTTCCTGTACCCGCTCGCGCTGGTCGTCCAGCAGTCCTTCAGCCCCGAGAACGGCGGCGGCGCCTTCGACGCGTACGCCTCCGTCTTCGCCTCGCAGGGCTTCCGCGAGGCCCTCGGGACCACCGTCTGGCTGGCCGTCGGCGCGACCGCCGGCTGCCTCGTACTCGGCTTCGTGCTCGCGCTGATCATCGCCTTCGTGCCCTTCCCCGGGGCCCGCGCCGTCGCCAAGTTCATCGATGTCTTCCTCTCCTTCCCCTCCTTCCTCATCACCCTCGCCCTCCTCTTCGTCTACGGCACGGTCGGCATGGCCAACGGCCTCGTCACCGATCTCACCGGCGTCGCCGAGGGGCCCTTCCACTTCCTCACCACCCCCTGGGGCGTCCTGCTCGCGGAGATCACGTACTTCACGCCCTTCGTGATGCGCCCGCTGCTCGCCGCCTTCTCCCAGCTGGACACCGCCCAGCTGGAGGTCGCCGCCGGCCTCGGCGCCCGGCCCGCCCGGATCGTCCGGCAGGTGATCCTGCCCGAGGCCCTCCCGGCCCTCGCCGCGGGCGGCAGCCTCGTCCTGGTCATGTGCCTGAACGAGTTCGGGATCGTCCTGTTCACCGGCGCCAAGGACGTCACGACCCTCCCGATGCTCATCTACGGCAAGGCCATCCTCGAATCCGACTACGCGGCCGCCTGCGTGGTCGCCGTCGTCAACATCGCTATATCCGTCGGCCTGTTCGGCCTCTACCGGGTGGTGGGCAAGCGTGCTGGTGCATAG
- a CDS encoding LysR family transcriptional regulator — translation MSELEVRELRYFIAVAEELNFSRAAQRLGMAQPPLSKTIAQMESRLGVRLLERTTRQVRLTNAGQVLLDQARIAVDAVHAAARRARRAGQPTPQLVVAVKPGGDAGLLGEILAAYRGTGSHLPPPEVVVGGSGEPIAMLRDGRADVALLRSPFDGQGLDSQTLVVEPRLAVLPAAHRLAERRRLRLTDLKGEPIPRWKGAAPSNTAYYNGYDGAEAGEGHTGSAPADTPEGPLVASVEQLLEVVALGQAVAFLSRSTTERHQRPDIAYRPVTGLSPSAVMVAWPESSRSAAVAAFVQAAHDVATHHPDHVTALA, via the coding sequence ATGAGTGAGCTAGAGGTGCGGGAGCTGAGGTACTTCATCGCGGTCGCCGAGGAACTGAACTTCAGCCGGGCCGCGCAACGCCTGGGGATGGCGCAGCCCCCGCTGTCGAAGACGATCGCTCAGATGGAGTCCCGGCTCGGGGTACGCCTGCTGGAGCGCACCACCCGGCAGGTGAGGCTGACCAACGCCGGTCAGGTGCTGCTCGACCAGGCCCGGATCGCGGTCGACGCGGTGCACGCGGCGGCCCGGCGAGCACGCCGGGCCGGTCAGCCGACACCCCAGCTCGTCGTGGCGGTCAAACCGGGAGGCGATGCCGGGCTGCTGGGGGAGATCCTCGCCGCCTACCGGGGAACGGGTTCGCATCTGCCGCCGCCTGAAGTCGTCGTCGGCGGCAGCGGAGAGCCGATCGCCATGCTGCGGGACGGCCGCGCCGACGTAGCGCTGCTGCGCAGCCCGTTCGACGGTCAAGGGCTGGATTCCCAGACGCTCGTGGTCGAGCCGCGACTGGCCGTCCTCCCCGCCGCGCACCGCCTGGCCGAACGCCGGCGACTGCGGCTGACCGACCTCAAGGGCGAACCGATCCCGCGCTGGAAGGGGGCAGCCCCCTCCAACACCGCCTACTACAACGGGTACGACGGCGCAGAAGCGGGCGAGGGCCACACGGGCTCGGCGCCGGCTGACACTCCTGAGGGGCCGCTCGTGGCCAGCGTCGAGCAACTCCTGGAGGTGGTCGCGCTGGGGCAGGCGGTGGCGTTCCTGTCACGTTCCACCACCGAGCGGCACCAGCGCCCGGACATCGCGTACCGGCCGGTCACCGGCCTCAGCCCCAGCGCGGTCATGGTCGCCTGGCCGGAGAGCTCGCGATCCGCAGCCGTCGCCGCCTTCGTCCAAGCCGCCCACGACGTCGCCACCCACCACCCTGACCACGTGACCGCACTGGCCTGA
- a CDS encoding lytic polysaccharide monooxygenase auxiliary activity family 9 protein — protein MPKRAGVAALGLGLVAGITLVSAPAASSHGYTDTPISRQKLCANRTVSNCGAIQWEPQSVEGFKGFPAAGPADGKICSGGLSQFSELDDPRGGAWPTTKVTSGQSYAFRWQFTANHSTTDFKYYVTKNGWTGTKALTRADLEPQPFLTVAYNGARPAMTTVHQGAMPSGKTGRHLILAVWTVNDTPMAFYACSDVQF, from the coding sequence ATGCCCAAACGGGCCGGCGTCGCCGCGCTCGGCCTCGGCCTCGTCGCCGGAATCACCCTCGTCAGCGCCCCCGCCGCCAGCAGTCACGGCTACACCGACACCCCGATCAGCCGCCAGAAGCTCTGCGCCAACCGCACCGTCTCCAACTGCGGTGCGATCCAGTGGGAGCCGCAGAGCGTCGAGGGCTTCAAGGGGTTCCCGGCCGCCGGTCCCGCCGACGGCAAGATATGTTCCGGCGGACTCTCCCAGTTCTCCGAGCTCGACGACCCGCGCGGCGGCGCCTGGCCCACCACCAAGGTGACCAGCGGGCAGAGCTACGCCTTCCGGTGGCAGTTCACCGCCAACCACTCCACCACCGACTTCAAGTACTACGTCACCAAGAACGGCTGGACCGGCACCAAGGCCCTCACCCGCGCCGACCTCGAACCCCAGCCCTTCCTCACGGTCGCCTACAACGGCGCCCGCCCGGCCATGACCACCGTCCACCAGGGCGCCATGCCGAGCGGCAAGACGGGCCGGCACCTGATCCTGGCCGTCTGGACCGTCAACGACACCCCGATGGCCTTCTACGCCTGCTCCGACGTTCAGTTCTGA
- a CDS encoding alkaline phosphatase family protein yields MSPALPGRRAVAATAVTSALIAAAALATPAGAAAPANTDKVLVIGIDGAVLDRVKVANAPHLNGLMAQGLTARSTLYASPMAATSSGPGWSTIATGVWPDKHGVKDNSFTGKNYAAHPDFLTRIENAKPALNTYAAADWEPVTSTDQNGPIFSAKVDKRLSLKGDRDGYRTEDPKIAAAAAAELRDQNPDAAFVYLGEIDAAGHSYGAASQQYLDTVARVDTLVGQLLTAVKNRPTYAQENWKILVTTDHGHTDSGGHGGSTVQERGTFVIAKGAGIPAGSVRADVRLADVAATALAQVGVSGSGLDGVPLNAPDDDPFDTLRPNLQARVDETGIPAGVKGFTHTPSAGWSVDNTKMGTGGVAEWAGWAFATDEFWSQSQRDQWRELNVRSRDVFAVADSDEWDDKSHTGTFDSTLVTPKWAVSGGSTRNLTFQTHYRHEAGQTAQVLVSYNGGAPTVVKTYTADAVAKSESLALQVPAGATDVQVRFRYSGTNNWFWTVDNVRLG; encoded by the coding sequence GTGTCCCCTGCCCTGCCCGGACGTCGTGCCGTCGCCGCGACCGCCGTCACCTCCGCCCTGATCGCCGCCGCCGCCCTGGCCACCCCCGCCGGCGCCGCCGCGCCGGCCAACACCGACAAGGTGCTCGTCATCGGCATCGACGGCGCGGTCCTGGACCGCGTCAAGGTCGCCAACGCACCCCACCTGAACGGCCTGATGGCCCAGGGGCTGACCGCCCGCAGCACCCTCTACGCGAGCCCGATGGCCGCCACGTCCTCCGGCCCCGGCTGGTCCACCATCGCCACCGGGGTCTGGCCCGACAAGCACGGCGTGAAGGACAACTCCTTCACCGGCAAGAACTACGCCGCCCACCCGGACTTCCTGACCCGCATCGAAAACGCCAAGCCGGCGCTCAACACGTACGCGGCGGCCGACTGGGAGCCCGTCACCTCCACCGACCAGAACGGGCCGATCTTCTCCGCGAAGGTCGACAAGCGCCTTTCCCTCAAGGGCGACCGCGACGGCTACCGCACCGAGGACCCGAAGATCGCCGCGGCCGCAGCCGCCGAACTGCGCGACCAGAACCCGGACGCCGCCTTCGTCTACCTCGGCGAGATCGACGCGGCCGGCCACTCCTACGGCGCGGCCAGCCAGCAGTACCTCGACACCGTCGCCCGCGTCGACACCCTGGTCGGCCAGCTCCTCACCGCCGTCAAGAACCGCCCGACCTACGCCCAGGAGAACTGGAAGATCCTGGTCACCACCGACCACGGCCACACCGACTCCGGCGGGCACGGCGGCTCGACCGTCCAGGAGCGCGGCACCTTCGTCATCGCCAAGGGCGCCGGCATCCCGGCCGGCTCCGTACGCGCCGACGTGCGGTTGGCCGACGTCGCCGCCACCGCGCTCGCCCAGGTCGGCGTCAGCGGCTCCGGCCTCGACGGCGTCCCGCTGAACGCCCCGGACGACGACCCCTTCGACACCCTGCGCCCGAACCTCCAGGCCCGGGTGGACGAGACGGGCATCCCGGCCGGCGTGAAGGGCTTCACGCACACCCCGTCCGCCGGCTGGTCCGTCGACAACACCAAGATGGGTACGGGCGGCGTCGCCGAGTGGGCCGGCTGGGCCTTCGCGACCGACGAGTTCTGGAGCCAGTCGCAGCGCGACCAGTGGCGCGAGCTGAACGTCCGCTCCCGTGACGTCTTCGCCGTCGCCGACTCCGACGAGTGGGACGACAAGAGCCACACCGGCACCTTCGACTCCACCCTCGTCACCCCCAAGTGGGCGGTCAGCGGCGGCAGCACGCGGAATCTGACCTTCCAGACGCACTACCGCCACGAGGCCGGCCAGACCGCCCAGGTCCTGGTCTCTTACAACGGCGGTGCCCCGACCGTGGTGAAGACATACACCGCCGACGCCGTCGCCAAGTCCGAGTCCCTCGCCCTCCAGGTCCCGGCCGGCGCCACCGACGTGCAGGTCCGCTTCCGCTACAGCGGCACCAACAACTGGTTCTGGACCGTCGACAACGTCCGCCTGGGCTGA
- a CDS encoding SPFH domain-containing protein, whose product MTEVTMFPTRTTSTTGTFRVPPLGAPVAVRAADPAPVPEPLPAPVPALASVPEPAVPAAAHPVWAAEPTTPVPEPVPALVGSPAPPEHAVAAETSFGWAAARAARPAPELPHGWEVPAARTHPYEEGDQGVGAPAATAGLDIPHPQDAEAPAGPATLRLRTAEAEPEARPEAVPEPVAEPEAEPEATLEAVPEPLAEFAPAPEPAPEPEPDFEFDFYFGAEPKAEPKAEPKAEPKAEPKAEPKAEPKAEPKPEPEPGPETAAAPGPVDAAPPPHSGIPGPGPVEIVAQAVARGLDEAGAAPGLPGPGARRGTSVTEVPVHLPFRDTQQLPAVHVPAPAPAPAPTPATRAPRPAPGRRVPRGDDRLREHRGPVLPGWVGVVVGGTALAGCAAVLWRAGVVPAALVAAFGAAPRAYHGLRATHWPPLAFLGIVALVSLGGLGRARAGHAWVLTLFGRYRGTVRRTGLTWVSPLLLRRRVDVRLRHWRSDPMPAVDAGGLALQVVVQVVWQVKDTARATLAVEDHTEYLAEQVESAMARVLSQLPADAFHEDAPTLRDAEAVGDALTRMLAAETEAVGIEVFSAQPTRIEYAAEVAEAMRRRRVAAIDAKHRDTVLSSVVDAVDDTVHRLTSRGLVELDDYERKALVKDLTVAFYTGRSE is encoded by the coding sequence ATGACGGAGGTAACGATGTTCCCCACGCGCACCACTTCGACGACGGGCACCTTCCGAGTGCCGCCGCTGGGCGCCCCGGTAGCGGTCCGTGCGGCGGATCCCGCCCCCGTGCCCGAGCCCCTGCCCGCCCCCGTTCCCGCCCTCGCCTCCGTGCCCGAGCCCGCAGTCCCGGCGGCAGCTCACCCGGTGTGGGCCGCGGAGCCGACGACGCCCGTGCCTGAACCGGTGCCCGCCCTGGTGGGCAGCCCCGCCCCGCCGGAGCACGCCGTCGCCGCCGAGACCTCGTTCGGCTGGGCCGCGGCGCGGGCCGCCCGCCCGGCGCCCGAGCTGCCGCACGGGTGGGAGGTGCCGGCGGCCCGGACCCACCCGTACGAGGAGGGGGACCAGGGCGTCGGGGCCCCGGCGGCCACGGCGGGCCTGGACATCCCGCACCCGCAGGACGCGGAGGCCCCCGCCGGGCCGGCCACCCTGCGCCTGCGGACGGCCGAGGCCGAACCCGAGGCCCGCCCCGAAGCCGTGCCCGAACCGGTAGCCGAGCCCGAGGCCGAGCCCGAGGCCACGCTCGAAGCCGTGCCCGAACCGCTAGCCGAGTTCGCGCCAGCGCCCGAGCCAGCGCCCGAGCCCGAGCCCGACTTCGAGTTCGACTTCTATTTCGGGGCCGAGCCCAAGGCCGAGCCCAAGGCCGAGCCCAAGGCCGAGCCCAAGGCCGAGCCCAAGGCCGAGCCCAAGGCCGAGCCCAAGGCCGAGCCCAAGCCCGAGCCGGAGCCCGGGCCGGAGACCGCCGCTGCTCCCGGACCCGTGGACGCGGCGCCACCGCCGCACTCCGGCATCCCCGGACCCGGACCGGTCGAGATCGTCGCCCAGGCGGTGGCCCGCGGCCTGGACGAGGCCGGTGCCGCGCCGGGCCTCCCGGGCCCCGGAGCCCGCCGGGGCACCTCGGTCACCGAGGTGCCGGTGCACCTCCCGTTCCGCGACACGCAGCAGCTCCCAGCAGTACACGTACCCGCACCCGCACCCGCACCCGCTCCCACGCCCGCCACCCGCGCCCCGCGCCCCGCCCCCGGCCGCCGGGTCCCGCGTGGTGACGACCGGCTCCGGGAGCACCGCGGCCCGGTGCTGCCCGGCTGGGTCGGCGTGGTCGTCGGCGGGACGGCCCTCGCCGGTTGCGCGGCCGTGCTCTGGCGGGCCGGGGTCGTCCCCGCCGCCCTCGTGGCCGCCTTCGGCGCGGCCCCCCGCGCCTACCACGGCCTGCGCGCCACCCACTGGCCGCCGCTCGCCTTCCTCGGGATCGTCGCCCTCGTGTCGCTCGGCGGACTCGGTCGGGCCCGGGCCGGCCACGCCTGGGTGCTCACCCTCTTCGGCCGCTACCGCGGCACGGTCCGGCGTACCGGTCTGACCTGGGTGAGCCCCCTGCTCCTGCGCCGCCGGGTCGACGTACGCCTGCGCCACTGGCGCAGCGACCCGATGCCCGCCGTGGACGCGGGCGGCCTCGCCCTCCAGGTCGTCGTCCAGGTCGTCTGGCAGGTCAAGGACACCGCCCGCGCCACGCTCGCCGTCGAGGACCACACGGAGTACCTCGCCGAGCAGGTCGAATCGGCGATGGCGCGCGTGCTGTCGCAGCTGCCCGCCGACGCCTTCCACGAGGACGCCCCGACCCTGCGCGACGCCGAGGCCGTCGGTGACGCGCTGACCCGGATGCTCGCGGCCGAGACCGAGGCCGTCGGGATCGAGGTGTTTTCGGCCCAGCCGACCCGGATCGAGTACGCGGCCGAGGTGGCCGAGGCCATGCGTCGCCGCCGGGTCGCGGCGATCGACGCCAAGCACCGGGACACGGTGCTGAGCTCGGTCGTGGACGCCGTCGACGACACCGTCCACCGGCTGACCTCGCGTGGGTTGGTCGAGCTCGACGACTACGAGCGCAAGGCGCTGGTGAAGGACCTCACGGTCGCCTTCTACACGGGCCGCTCCGAGTAG
- a CDS encoding peptidoglycan-binding protein: MPMPGFEEYEPAGDCACRGCAQRRRALVRARAIPLRDGGHPAARGARRALVLATAAGVVLSGGSTAAVALTTPPPTPTPTPGPAALDDPGSPQGARTPLHGPKGGPVGKPGAPARPGAVRRIDRATIINRAKLWLDAEVPYSMSEYWTDGYRQDCSGYVSMVWNLGSNEWTGSLDKFATKIEKDELLPGDMLLFHNPADPNNGSHVVIFGGWVDSTRTHYVAYEQTRPNTRKLATPYGYWSNATKYVPYRFNGVPAGIPPEVPGVPEAPGAPGVQPPPAGSKPGDATVFPGADKFGPGSTNDYVAQLGRMLIERGAYRFYPKGVADRTWSDHDKLATAAFQRAQGWTGADADGIPGTHTWKLLVDKQGKNIPPTVGAAPGPGGVRAYPGALVFRPGQSNEAIRALGRQLVKKGFGKYYTSGPDLRWSEADRRNVEAFQRAQGWTGASANGYPGPETWRRLFA, translated from the coding sequence ATGCCTATGCCCGGTTTCGAGGAGTACGAGCCCGCGGGCGACTGCGCGTGCCGGGGCTGCGCGCAGCGCCGCCGCGCCCTCGTCCGCGCGCGGGCCATACCGCTCCGGGACGGGGGGCACCCGGCCGCACGCGGCGCCCGCCGGGCGCTGGTGCTGGCCACCGCCGCGGGAGTGGTCCTGAGCGGCGGCAGTACGGCCGCGGTGGCCTTGACCACCCCGCCCCCGACCCCTACCCCGACCCCGGGGCCGGCGGCCCTGGACGACCCGGGTTCCCCGCAGGGCGCCCGGACCCCGCTGCACGGCCCCAAGGGCGGGCCGGTGGGCAAGCCCGGCGCCCCGGCCAGGCCCGGCGCGGTGCGGCGGATCGACCGGGCGACGATCATCAACCGGGCGAAGCTGTGGCTGGACGCGGAGGTCCCGTACAGCATGTCCGAGTACTGGACGGACGGGTACCGGCAGGACTGCTCGGGCTACGTCTCCATGGTCTGGAACCTCGGGTCGAACGAGTGGACCGGCAGTCTCGACAAGTTCGCCACCAAGATCGAAAAGGATGAGCTGCTGCCGGGGGACATGCTCCTCTTCCACAACCCGGCGGACCCCAACAACGGCTCGCACGTGGTCATTTTCGGCGGCTGGGTCGACTCGACGCGCACGCACTACGTCGCCTACGAGCAGACGCGCCCCAACACGCGGAAGCTGGCCACGCCCTACGGGTACTGGAGCAACGCGACGAAGTACGTCCCGTACCGCTTCAACGGGGTGCCGGCCGGGATCCCGCCGGAGGTCCCGGGCGTCCCGGAGGCACCGGGCGCACCGGGTGTCCAGCCGCCGCCGGCGGGCTCCAAGCCGGGGGACGCGACGGTCTTCCCGGGTGCGGACAAGTTCGGCCCCGGGAGCACGAACGACTACGTCGCCCAGCTCGGCCGGATGCTGATCGAGCGCGGCGCGTACCGCTTCTACCCCAAGGGGGTGGCCGACCGGACGTGGAGCGACCACGACAAGCTCGCCACCGCCGCCTTCCAGCGCGCACAGGGGTGGACGGGTGCGGACGCCGACGGCATTCCGGGCACGCACACCTGGAAGCTGCTGGTCGACAAGCAGGGCAAGAACATCCCGCCGACGGTGGGGGCCGCGCCGGGGCCGGGCGGCGTACGGGCCTATCCGGGCGCCTTGGTGTTCCGCCCTGGCCAGTCGAACGAGGCCATCAGGGCGCTCGGTCGCCAGCTGGTGAAGAAGGGCTTCGGCAAGTACTACACATCCGGTCCGGACCTGCGCTGGAGCGAGGCCGACCGCCGCAACGTCGAGGCCTTCCAGCGTGCGCAGGGCTGGACCGGCGCATCGGCCAACGGCTACCCGGGCCCGGAAACCTGGCGCCGGCTGTTCGCATGA
- a CDS encoding HAD-IIA family hydrolase, with amino-acid sequence MAERKPIESWLTDMDGVLIHEGTPIPGADAFIKRLRESGKPFLVLTNNSIYTPRDLQARLSRMGLQVPVENIWTSALATAKFLDDQRPGGTAYVIGEAGLTTALHDIGYILTDHEPDYVVLGETRTYSFEAMTKAVRLINAGARFICTNPDETGPSTEGPLPATGAVAALITKATGKKPYFAGKPNPLMMRTGLNAIGAHSETSAMIGDRMDTDVLAGLEAGMQTFLVLTGLTTEQDTEKFPFRPTKTVASIADLVDLV; translated from the coding sequence GTGGCAGAGCGCAAGCCGATCGAATCCTGGCTCACCGACATGGACGGGGTCCTCATCCACGAGGGCACCCCGATCCCCGGCGCCGATGCCTTCATCAAGCGGCTGCGCGAGTCCGGCAAGCCCTTCCTGGTGCTGACCAACAACTCGATCTACACCCCGCGCGACCTCCAGGCCCGGCTGAGCCGCATGGGGCTGCAGGTCCCCGTCGAGAACATCTGGACCTCGGCGCTGGCCACCGCGAAGTTCCTCGACGACCAGCGTCCGGGCGGTACGGCGTACGTCATCGGCGAGGCCGGCCTGACCACCGCCCTCCACGACATCGGCTACATCCTGACCGACCACGAGCCCGACTACGTGGTCCTCGGCGAGACCCGGACGTACAGCTTCGAGGCGATGACGAAGGCGGTCCGCCTGATCAACGCGGGCGCGCGCTTCATCTGCACCAACCCCGACGAGACCGGCCCCTCCACCGAGGGCCCGCTCCCGGCCACCGGCGCCGTCGCCGCGCTGATCACCAAGGCGACGGGCAAGAAGCCGTACTTCGCCGGCAAGCCGAACCCGCTGATGATGCGCACCGGCCTGAACGCCATCGGCGCGCACTCGGAGACCAGCGCGATGATCGGCGACCGGATGGACACCGACGTGCTGGCCGGCCTGGAGGCGGGCATGCAGACCTTCCTCGTCCTCACCGGCCTGACGACCGAGCAGGACACCGAGAAGTTCCCGTTCCGCCCGACCAAGACGGTCGCCTCGATCGCGGACCTGGTCGACCTGGTCTGA
- a CDS encoding ABC transporter permease, giving the protein MLVHSKSGRWAAWGLFGLLFLPLFALPLLVVVAASFATHWSGAFPSGPTTENYAAAVRGESLRALTTSLVTALAASLLALTVGTWAALAAATLNKRGKRFLDALFMLPVAVPSVVVGLAVLVAFSRPPVLLNGTSTIVVLAHTILVTAFAHQSVSAAIVRLDPAYEQAAASLGARPAYVLWRVKLPLLLPSLTAAAGLCFALSMGELSATMMLYPPDWMPLPVRIFTATDRGSLYGGSAVAVVLMATTLLVLLAVSRVRTRASYR; this is encoded by the coding sequence GTGCTGGTGCATAGCAAGAGCGGCCGCTGGGCCGCCTGGGGCCTCTTCGGCCTGCTCTTCCTGCCGCTGTTCGCCCTGCCCCTGCTCGTCGTGGTCGCGGCCTCCTTCGCCACCCACTGGTCCGGGGCCTTCCCCTCCGGGCCGACCACCGAGAACTACGCGGCCGCCGTGCGCGGCGAATCCCTCCGGGCCCTGACCACCAGCCTGGTCACCGCCCTCGCCGCCAGCCTCCTCGCGCTCACCGTCGGCACCTGGGCCGCGCTCGCCGCGGCCACGCTGAACAAGCGCGGGAAGCGGTTCCTGGACGCGCTGTTCATGCTGCCCGTCGCCGTGCCGTCCGTGGTCGTGGGCCTCGCCGTGCTCGTCGCCTTCAGCCGACCCCCGGTCCTGCTCAACGGCACCAGCACGATCGTCGTCCTGGCGCACACGATCCTCGTCACGGCGTTCGCCCACCAGTCGGTTTCGGCGGCGATCGTACGGCTCGACCCCGCGTACGAGCAGGCTGCCGCCTCCCTGGGCGCCCGGCCCGCGTACGTCCTGTGGCGGGTCAAACTCCCCCTCCTGCTGCCGTCCCTCACCGCAGCGGCCGGCCTCTGCTTCGCCCTGTCCATGGGCGAGCTGAGCGCCACGATGATGCTCTACCCGCCGGACTGGATGCCCCTCCCGGTCCGCATCTTCACCGCCACCGACCGCGGTTCGCTCTACGGCGGCTCCGCCGTCGCCGTGGTCCTGATGGCCACCACCCTGCTGGTCCTCCTGGCCGTCTCCCGCGTCCGCACCAGGGCCTCCTACCGCTGA
- a CDS encoding 2-aminoethylphosphonate ABC transporter substrate-binding protein produces MTGKRLLRIATVVTGGLALASSLTACGGGSSAADSDGGEKVVTVYSADGLKSEKGDGWYDKVFADFTKKTGIEVKYVEGGSGEMVQRAVREKTNTQADVLITLPPFIQQADGKGLLQSYKPQGSEKVNGADKAADGKWTSVVNNYFGFVYNKKELAEAPKTWEELLDARYKGKLQYSTPGVAGDGTAVLIKSMHDFGGKEPAMEYLKKLQANNVGPSSSTSKLAPKTDKGELLVANGDVQMNFAQSKSMPNLGIWFPAKEGGKPTSFALPYAAGLVDKAPHTENGKKLLDFMLSEEAQKLVSGVGGGFPARTDVKPTDANAIELTKLMTGVEIFEPNWADIDKNLTGYVDAWKSATGS; encoded by the coding sequence ATGACCGGCAAGAGACTCCTGCGCATCGCCACCGTCGTCACGGGCGGTCTCGCCCTCGCCTCCTCCCTCACCGCCTGCGGCGGCGGCTCCTCGGCCGCCGACTCCGACGGCGGCGAGAAGGTCGTCACCGTCTACAGCGCCGACGGCCTCAAGAGCGAGAAGGGCGACGGCTGGTACGACAAGGTCTTCGCCGACTTCACCAAGAAGACCGGCATAGAGGTCAAGTACGTCGAGGGCGGCTCCGGCGAGATGGTGCAGCGCGCCGTCCGCGAGAAGACCAACACCCAGGCCGACGTACTGATCACCCTGCCGCCCTTCATCCAGCAGGCCGACGGCAAGGGCCTGCTCCAGTCCTACAAGCCGCAGGGTTCCGAGAAGGTCAACGGCGCGGACAAGGCTGCCGACGGCAAGTGGACCTCGGTCGTCAACAACTACTTCGGCTTCGTCTACAACAAGAAGGAGCTCGCCGAGGCCCCCAAGACCTGGGAGGAGCTGCTGGACGCCCGGTACAAGGGCAAGCTGCAGTACTCCACCCCGGGCGTCGCGGGCGACGGCACCGCCGTGCTCATCAAGTCGATGCACGACTTCGGCGGCAAGGAGCCGGCGATGGAGTACCTGAAGAAGCTCCAGGCCAACAACGTCGGCCCGTCCTCCTCCACCAGCAAGCTGGCGCCCAAGACCGACAAGGGCGAGCTGCTCGTGGCCAACGGCGACGTCCAGATGAACTTCGCGCAGTCCAAGTCCATGCCGAACCTGGGCATCTGGTTCCCGGCGAAGGAGGGCGGCAAGCCCACCAGCTTCGCCCTGCCGTACGCGGCCGGCCTCGTGGACAAGGCCCCGCACACCGAGAACGGCAAGAAGCTCCTCGACTTCATGCTCAGCGAGGAGGCCCAGAAGCTGGTCAGCGGGGTCGGCGGCGGCTTCCCGGCGCGCACCGACGTCAAGCCGACCGACGCCAACGCCATCGAACTCACCAAGCTCATGACGGGCGTGGAGATCTTCGAGCCGAACTGGGCCGACATCGACAAGAACCTCACCGGCTACGTCGACGCGTGGAAGTCGGCAACCGGAAGCTGA